Genomic DNA from Thermus amyloliquefaciens:
AAGGGCCAAAGCCCGCCTCGTGGCCCTCATAGAGGGGGCCCAGGAAAGCCTGGAGGGCGCCTTTTACGAGTTCCGGGACCTGGAGATCGCCCGGGCGCTCCTAAGGGCGAGGGAGCGGGGGGTGCGGGTGAGGATCTATGGGGAAAGCGATTTCCGCAACGATTTCCGCCGCTACCTGGTGGGGGCCGCCTTGGGCCAACAGGGGGAGGTCCCCAAGGTGCCCCAAGCCGCCCTAAGAGAGCGGGTGCGTCCCCTTTCCTTGGATTGCGAAGAGATCGTGGGCCTTCCCGTCTGCTTTGACGAGCGGGAAGGCTTCATGCACCACAAGTTCTTGGTGGTGGACGGCAAGGCGGTCTGGACGGGAAGCACCAACATGACCTGGAACGCCTTTGCCCGGAATAATGAAAACAGCCTCCTGCTCCCTTCTTCCATCCTGGCCCAGGGTTATGCCCGGGAGTTCCAAGCCCTTTTCTCGGGCACCAAGGAGGGTTTAGGGGAACCGGTTACCTTCAGCTTAGAAGGGGACATGCCGGCGGAGGGCACCGCCTACTTCAGCCCCAAAGGGGGGGCCCTGGGCCGGGAAGCCCTTCTGGAAAGGCTTCGGGCCTCCCAGCAGGAGATCCTGGTGGCGGCCTTTGTCCTCGCGGACCGAGAGGTGGTGAAGGCCTTGGCCCAGGCCCAAGGGAGGGGGGTAAGGGTGCAGGTTCTCCTGGAAACCCGCAACCTCGAGGATAGCCGGGAGGAGGAGCTCCTGCGGGCCGGGGTGGCGGTGCGCAAGGACGGCAACCCCTACACCCTGCACCACAAGGTGATGGTGCTGGACGGCACCTGGGTGGTCACGGGAAGCTACAACTTCTCCGCCAGGGCCTGGCAGGTGAACAACGAGAACCTCCTCCTCCTGAAAAGCGCCCCCCTGGCCGAGGCCTACCGGCAGGAGTTTTTGCGGCTATGGCAGGAAGGAACGCCCCTTTAGTGCTCACCCTGGCCTCGGGAAGCCCAAGGCGCCGGGCCCTCCTCGAGGCCCTGGGCTTTCCCTTAAGGGTGGTGCCTCCCGGGGTGGAGGAGGAAGGGGAAGGCCTCCTTTTAGACCCCAAGGAGCTGGCCCTCGCCCTGGCCCGGCGCAAGGGGGAAGGGGTGCCCGGGGAGTGGGTGTTGGCGGCGGATACCGTGGTGGACCTGGACGGCCGGGTGCTGGGCAAACCCAAGGACCGGGCGGAAAACCACCACTTCCTCCGCCTCCTTTCCGGCAGAACCCACCGGGTCCACACCGCCATCTACCTCCGCACCCCAGGGGATCTGGTGGCGGAGGTGCACACCGCCCAGGTCCGCTTCCGCAGGCTCTCCGAGGAGGAGATCGCCTGGTACGTGCAAAGCGGGGAGGGCCTGGACAAGGCGGGGGGCTACGGGGCTCAGGGCCTGGGTATGGCCCTTTTGGAGGGGGTCGTGGGGGATTTCTACACGGTGGTGGGCCTGCCCGTGGCCCGGGTTTTTGCCCTCCTTTGGGAAAGGGGGTTTAGGCCATGAGGGAGGTGGCCCTGCGCCGGGGGCTTTTCCTCCTGCTGTTGGCCGTGGGCCTGGCCCTGGCGGCCTTAACCCGCCCCCTCGCCCCCGCCTCGCCCTCACCCTTTCCCCCTCACCGCCCCCTTCCGGCCCTGGGCCACCGCCTGGGGCAGAACCTGCGGGCGGCCCTGACCGCCCTCCTTAACCGCCAAGACCTCTATGGGGAAAACCGAACCCTAAAGGCACGGCTGTCCCAGCTGGAAAGCGAGAACCGAAGGCTTCGCCTCGAGGTGGAGCGCCTCTCCCGGGCCCTCCAGGTCCAGGCCACCCAGGCCCCCGGGGTGGTGGCGGTGGCCCCGGTGGTGGGGGAGGACCTTTCCGGGCTGTACCGCCGCCTCATCCTGGGCCTAGGGGAGCGGGATGGCCTCCGGGTGGGCATGCCGGTGACCGCCCCGGAGGGGCTGGTGGGGCTCATCGTGGAGGTGGAGGAACGCCGGGCCTTGGTACGCACCCTCCTGGATCCGGAAAGCCAGGTGGGCGTGCGGCCGGAAAAGGCCCCAGGGCGGGGGGTGGCCCGGGGCGTTCCCCCGGACCGCCTGGTGGCGGAGTTCCCCCCCACGGTCCGGGTGGCTCCGGGGGACCTGCTCCTCACCGGAGCCCCTTTAGGGCTTTTCCCCGACGGGATTCCCGTGGGCCGGGTGGAGCGCGTGGAGCGCGTCCAAGGGGGATTAAAGCTGCGGGCCTGGGTCAGGCCTTTGGTGGAGCTTTCCCTCCTGGAAGAGGTCATCGTGCTGAGGCCGTTATGATGGGCATTTCGCTCCTAATCACCCTCCTCCTCTCCGGCCTCCTGGGGGCCCTCTGGCCTCAGGGGCTGATGGCCCCGGACCTCTTCTTGGTGCTGGCCCTCCTCTACGCCCGCGGCCTTCCCTACTACCTGGGCCTTCCTTCGGCCTTTTTCCTAGGGCTTGTGCAAGACCTTCTGGGCTATGGGCTTTTGGGTCTCCATGCAGTGGGGCTTTTGAGCGCCAGCTACGCCTTTTACGCGGCGAGCCGCCGCCTGGCTCCGGGGGAGGTCCCCGGGGTCCTCTTCTCCTTCCTCTGGGCCTTTTCCGCCAAGTGGGCGGGCTACTTCCTGGTGGCCTACTGGTTGCGCCTGGAGCTTCCCGCCTTCCTGCCCCTGGACCTCATCCTGGAGGGCCTCTTCACCCTTCCCTTGGTCCTCCTGGCCTGGCGCTTCGGGCCACCTTCCCCACGGCCATGACCAGCCGGATCTACGCCCTCATGCTCTTCTTCCTCCTGGCCTTCGGCCTCCTGGCCTTGAGGGCCTGGCAGCTCCAGGTCCTGGAGCACGAGAAGTACGCCCTGCGGAGCCAAGGCAACTACCTGAAGACCGAGGGGATACCCGCCCCCCGGGGCCGCATCCTGGACCGCAAGGGGCGGGTGATCGCCCAGGACCGCCTGGTGGTGGACCTGGTTTACCTGGGGGGGGAGGTGGCTTTTGCGGAGAGGCTTCTGCCCCTTTTGGGCCTGCGGGAGCTCCCTAAGGCACAAGGCGCCACGGTCCTGAAAGCAGGGGTGCCCGAACACCTTCTTCCCACCCTGGCGGAGATCACCGCCGGACAGAAAAACCTCAAGCTGGTGGAGCGCATCGAGCGCGCCTACCCCAACCCCATCTCGGGCCCGGTCCTGGGGTATGTGCTTCAGGCCAACGCCGAGCAGGTGAAGCGGGGGTACAGCCCTGAGGAGCAGGTGGGCCAAGCGGGCCTCGAGGCGGCCCTGGAGCCCTACCTCAGGGGCAAGCGCGGCCTTAAGGCGGTGGAGGTCAACGTCCGGGGGGAACGCCTGAGGGAGACCATCCTG
This window encodes:
- a CDS encoding phospholipase D-like domain-containing protein; its protein translation is MGTRRRRKKTLLAGLPSYVILLVLLLLWLFQELRPGPTPPAEPGALETYFMPQDGQRAKARLVALIEGAQESLEGAFYEFRDLEIARALLRARERGVRVRIYGESDFRNDFRRYLVGAALGQQGEVPKVPQAALRERVRPLSLDCEEIVGLPVCFDEREGFMHHKFLVVDGKAVWTGSTNMTWNAFARNNENSLLLPSSILAQGYAREFQALFSGTKEGLGEPVTFSLEGDMPAEGTAYFSPKGGALGREALLERLRASQQEILVAAFVLADREVVKALAQAQGRGVRVQVLLETRNLEDSREEELLRAGVAVRKDGNPYTLHHKVMVLDGTWVVTGSYNFSARAWQVNNENLLLLKSAPLAEAYRQEFLRLWQEGTPL
- a CDS encoding Maf family protein translates to MAGRNAPLVLTLASGSPRRRALLEALGFPLRVVPPGVEEEGEGLLLDPKELALALARRKGEGVPGEWVLAADTVVDLDGRVLGKPKDRAENHHFLRLLSGRTHRVHTAIYLRTPGDLVAEVHTAQVRFRRLSEEEIAWYVQSGEGLDKAGGYGAQGLGMALLEGVVGDFYTVVGLPVARVFALLWERGFRP
- the mreC gene encoding rod shape-determining protein MreC is translated as MREVALRRGLFLLLLAVGLALAALTRPLAPASPSPFPPHRPLPALGHRLGQNLRAALTALLNRQDLYGENRTLKARLSQLESENRRLRLEVERLSRALQVQATQAPGVVAVAPVVGEDLSGLYRRLILGLGERDGLRVGMPVTAPEGLVGLIVEVEERRALVRTLLDPESQVGVRPEKAPGRGVARGVPPDRLVAEFPPTVRVAPGDLLLTGAPLGLFPDGIPVGRVERVERVQGGLKLRAWVRPLVELSLLEEVIVLRPL
- the mreD gene encoding rod shape-determining protein MreD — encoded protein: MMGISLLITLLLSGLLGALWPQGLMAPDLFLVLALLYARGLPYYLGLPSAFFLGLVQDLLGYGLLGLHAVGLLSASYAFYAASRRLAPGEVPGVLFSFLWAFSAKWAGYFLVAYWLRLELPAFLPLDLILEGLFTLPLVLLAWRFGPPSPRP